A region of the Bradysia coprophila strain Holo2 unplaced genomic scaffold, BU_Bcop_v1 contig_232, whole genome shotgun sequence genome:
gatttatttcagcacccgtttgaagtttgatgggatatttcaacactcaaagcagtgttgttatggaatttgtatgagttattacaacattcgttttagaaaatgcaaagcaatgtgatcgatcaaatttgaagagtgattgtttaccatgaaaattatgattttttgggcatttgtctatttcaattctcggttggtactagtgctgaaaaaatcaacattacaatacttgtaacacaacatactattacgtGTCTACAAGGCTCAATCCACCATTCTTATCTTTACAGCACTTTTCGCAGCCGTCGAAAATGGTCAAACAGACAGAGCAAAATCGATACTTGAATCAACAGACGTCAACGTTAATTGGTACTGAATTTCCGcatcgaaattcatttttacaaCCAAATTAAtctcttcaattttttcagtaCAAACAGCGATGCATTATCTCCGTTAGACGTTGCGGTCTTAAGCAATAATCGTTCGTtgaccaaaattttattagaatACGGTGCTAGTCATGGAGTCCGATGTAATTACCTAATGAAATCTCCTCGGCTTGACTGAAAGTTACTATCGTGCCGTTCCATTTTATTTGCAGTCAAAACTTGTGAATCGATGGGCTATCATTTGAATACGTTGCTGGAGGATGCGctcaacaaaattaatgatttCACGTGCGGTAGTCACGACGATCTTGGCGATGACGATGCGGacaaacaaattgatttttggcAGAAACGGGCTAACTCCCTTCAACGGATATTGCGCGGATGGGTTCAATCGACAGCACCGAATATGCCAAATAGTGTTGTCGTCGATGTGACGTCAAGTACTTCTGTTGCTGTTAAAGTGCAAGAAGCACTTGCCGGAGCCATTACCACTAAATTTAAAAGTAAGTTGAACTTGAAATCATTGGCCACACAAAAAAGAACATTTCTACGGTGTGTGTCCCCTATCCTTATCGGTTCTATTCGTATGACTGAGCTTCCTAgttacaaatttaatttttgtttgacagTTCAGTGGTCACTTACCGAAGACTTCGTGAATATAATCGACGAACGAGAAATCAACGACCTAACCAGCAGTCAAGGAGTAATGTTCTCGACCTTTCACTTGTACAATTTGATTCATGGCCAAAGATACTATTTTCGTGCTTTGAGTGGAAACCTCAAAGGCTGGAGTGAGCATTGCAGCTCTAGTCCACTCAGTGTCATCCCATCCAGtaagtaaaaataatttttctttgatacGGAAGAAGTATTGTTGATGCTTGTACCACTGTTAGGCTGGCAAGACATTGCAACTAGCGCACCTTGTGGCAGCAAAAAAACCTTAGACGATTTGATGGTTAAACTGAGTGCCGTTCGAATGGCTTCGCTCGAGATACCGTTAGATTCAACTGCATCGAACGGACTGTTTATCAAGAAGAAAGCGACAATCAAGCAACTCTTTACGGCTACTTCGAAATTCCAGAAGCAATTGAAAAGGTAGGCTACACGGCCGTTACGTCGATTGTTCGTTTCAATCAATTCGATAACTTTCAGAGGACTGTATCTGGCATGCCTTCTGTATCACGACGGAAAGGTGTTGGTTACAAATGATGATACGTTACCGGTTATTGAGATCGATGAGAATTATCCCAATAATTTTTGCAGTGAACTTCCCTGGCTGATGAAGGTGAACTAATCTTTAATTTGCATGATTGTTGCATACGAGCAAACTCAAACCAAATTATAATTCCACAGGTCAGTTGCAATTGGGACATTGTAAAGGCAATGCGAAATGAAATAGAAAAGCATTCGTCATCGACCAGTCAATTTCGCTTGAAAATCCTATCAGCTATCAGTCAAATGCAGTCTGTAATGGGTTTGAAGGACTTAGGCTTCGTTTATTACAAATTTCTGCAAGATTCACAGGGAACGGTCGTGATTTCATTTGTCAATCACATAAAAGTAAGTGATGAGCCTTGTTCAGTCTCCTCGTCCAGTTGACAACTTTTTCGATTTCCTTTTTTCAGAATCCGAAATCAATCTCTGTTCTGAATTCACGATGGATTCCGCTAAGAAAAATCCAACGAAAACTGCCACCCATCGGCGACGAAAGCAACATCAACGACATCATTCTAGCTTCGATTCCCAATCAAATAGAATTCCTCGAATCCGGATGTTCAAAATTGGCCAAAGGCTTGTACGTTGGCTACTTGCAAATGCACTGTTCGATGGAACAGATGCAAATTGTCATTCCGACGAAAACGCCGAACGTTTTGCCGCACCAGAAAATTCGGGACAATCCTCATGTGTGCGCTGAAGAGTGGGAAGCGCTTCAAGATACATTCAATCAAAACCAAAGAACCGAGATGCAGCAAAAGTTCGTCGGAGCGATCAGCAGTGCAGCGTGGCGACTTTTTAAGTACATGGGAAAGTCGACCGAGAGTATCCTGAAGCATAAACTTTACAACATGGAACTTATTAAGCTCAGCCACGACGTTAGTTTCCTTATAGTATGTCCACCCATCGAAACGTCATGTTCACTGGTGCCTGGTCAACGTGAAATGATGCTTCAACGTCCTGATTTAGTTAGTGTATCGACCCATGCCTTTGAAATGTGTCAACTGTTCACTTATGACAGTGAAGCCATTCGAAAATGCGCAAGACTTTCGCTTGTCTTGGATCTCGAGATATCGGAAGCCAATTATTCCCATCGTGAAGCGTTTTCAGCGGTAGAAATAGAGGCAGCTAAAGAGCGCCTG
Encoded here:
- the LOC119076637 gene encoding ankyrin repeat and fibronectin type-III domain-containing protein 1-like isoform X2 — its product is MEYFIPYARLKNVPQNGMQLTTVKRNEQAPTTNATTTVVSANVVSSKKIQKHVLNQQFSNLKGSEIEFPPRKMSKKQLKVAQDQLKKLTKINIHLSALFAAVENGQTDRAKSILESTDVNVNCTNSDALSPLDVAVLSNNRSLTKILLEYGASHGVRFKTCESMGYHLNTLLEDALNKINDFTCGSHDDLGDDDADKQIDFWQKRANSLQRILRGWVQSTAPNMPNSVVVDVTSSTSVAVKVQEALAGAITTKFKIQWSLTEDFVNIIDEREINDLTSSQGVMFSTFHLYNLIHGQRYYFRALSGNLKGWSEHCSSSPLSVIPSSWQDIATSAPCGSKKTLDDLMVKLSAVRMASLEIPLDSTASNGLFIKKKATIKQLFTATSKFQKQLKRGLYLACLLYHDGKVLVTNDDTLPVIEIDENYPNNFCSELPWLMKVSCNWDIVKAMRNEIEKHSSSTSQFRLKILSAISQMQSVMGLKDLGFVYYKFLQDSQGTVVISFVNHIKNPKSISVLNSRWIPLRKIQRKLPPIGDESNINDIILASIPNQIEFLESGCSKLAKGLYVGYLQMHCSMEQMQIVIPTKTPNVLPHQKIRDNPHVCAEEWEALQDTFNQNQRTEMQQKFVGAISSAAWRLFKYMGKSTESILKHKLYNMELIKLSHDVSFLIVCPPIETSCSLVPGQREMMLQRPDLVSVSTHAFEMCQLFTYDSEAIRKCARLSLVLDLEISEANYSHREAFSAVEIEAAKERLDRLQVIRAEVFEFWKNMRWLMDVMTFSRNRCSDTGISMRSILNLDSSQTEPVVLRQREKLDRPSDNVTVTRRSPCRLSWPNNNRKDQVTSVLSKSDQQLNFVMSKVHYKQKTDDGLRRNSADAKYHGLQASEESLNRLAFVDHYSLSKSEEVLSSSAPSFSPLLQRKRSKTINARICSLSCSECRNSSAHTDHAKGSEPSENESSATTCSVSSYLTDEDGKTTKIESNMHAACDKENFDDDNTMPQLGTIQVYFTNGGDNGISLQLHITTKTTAREIIDLVLSHCSPSILAIDEKPATCNQLASKDFCLFAIFGNRGRCVPNNFRPLQLQNPWKKGRLYVRRNRDFLAEIDRSDRDVHTI
- the LOC119076637 gene encoding ankyrin repeat and fibronectin type-III domain-containing protein 1-like isoform X1, whose translation is MSLNFKLLKRSFSLRNNVTDDKEDKKVSNLFKESIGFNYTHKINSSTDASSQKRELTLKPFDDISIIDLHTEAFNIEMEYFIPYARLKNVPQNGMQLTTVKRNEQAPTTNATTTVVSANVVSSKKIQKHVLNQQFSNLKGSEIEFPPRKMSKKQLKVAQDQLKKLTKINIHLSALFAAVENGQTDRAKSILESTDVNVNCTNSDALSPLDVAVLSNNRSLTKILLEYGASHGVRFKTCESMGYHLNTLLEDALNKINDFTCGSHDDLGDDDADKQIDFWQKRANSLQRILRGWVQSTAPNMPNSVVVDVTSSTSVAVKVQEALAGAITTKFKIQWSLTEDFVNIIDEREINDLTSSQGVMFSTFHLYNLIHGQRYYFRALSGNLKGWSEHCSSSPLSVIPSSWQDIATSAPCGSKKTLDDLMVKLSAVRMASLEIPLDSTASNGLFIKKKATIKQLFTATSKFQKQLKRGLYLACLLYHDGKVLVTNDDTLPVIEIDENYPNNFCSELPWLMKVSCNWDIVKAMRNEIEKHSSSTSQFRLKILSAISQMQSVMGLKDLGFVYYKFLQDSQGTVVISFVNHIKNPKSISVLNSRWIPLRKIQRKLPPIGDESNINDIILASIPNQIEFLESGCSKLAKGLYVGYLQMHCSMEQMQIVIPTKTPNVLPHQKIRDNPHVCAEEWEALQDTFNQNQRTEMQQKFVGAISSAAWRLFKYMGKSTESILKHKLYNMELIKLSHDVSFLIVCPPIETSCSLVPGQREMMLQRPDLVSVSTHAFEMCQLFTYDSEAIRKCARLSLVLDLEISEANYSHREAFSAVEIEAAKERLDRLQVIRAEVFEFWKNMRWLMDVMTFSRNRCSDTGISMRSILNLDSSQTEPVVLRQREKLDRPSDNVTVTRRSPCRLSWPNNNRKDQVTSVLSKSDQQLNFVMSKVHYKQKTDDGLRRNSADAKYHGLQASEESLNRLAFVDHYSLSKSEEVLSSSAPSFSPLLQRKRSKTINARICSLSCSECRNSSAHTDHAKGSEPSENESSATTCSVSSYLTDEDGKTTKIESNMHAACDKENFDDDNTMPQLGTIQVYFTNGGDNGISLQLHITTKTTAREIIDLVLSHCSPSILAIDEKPATCNQLASKDFCLFAIFGNRGRCVPNNFRPLQLQNPWKKGRLYVRRNRDFLAEIDRSDRDVHTI